In a genomic window of Halalkaliarchaeum sp. AArc-CO:
- the cas5b gene encoding type I-B CRISPR-associated protein Cas5b: MSEPPMNEFDPSSRRCVSLTVSGDWAHFRRIDTTNDKQTYRVIPRTTVAGLLAAILGEPRDSYYDVFARDSSAVAIVPQRPLRTMQVPMLTLPTAGGDIQTAEGVSGKTVIPPEVLERERKRRAFEYLCDPAYRLHVVLDDDEWMDRLVDRLDADSETGPPSVRSVYTPSLGKTECLADITESSVGTVTGPESVSAVDSTLPEAKVTPLADVSYAMERTPAYMTQANGGRKTTGFVSYAYPTDGGQIETADVEAYSVNGDTVCFL, translated from the coding sequence GTGAGCGAGCCACCGATGAATGAGTTCGACCCCAGCAGCCGGCGGTGCGTCTCCCTCACCGTCAGCGGCGACTGGGCGCATTTCCGCCGGATCGACACCACCAACGACAAGCAGACCTACCGGGTAATCCCGCGGACGACCGTCGCGGGGTTGCTAGCCGCGATTCTCGGCGAGCCGCGAGATTCTTACTACGATGTGTTCGCCCGGGACTCGTCGGCGGTCGCGATCGTCCCGCAGCGACCGTTGCGGACGATGCAAGTGCCGATGTTGACGCTGCCGACAGCAGGTGGAGATATCCAGACTGCGGAGGGTGTCTCTGGCAAGACGGTCATCCCACCAGAGGTACTCGAACGAGAACGGAAGCGCCGGGCGTTCGAATACCTCTGTGATCCGGCCTACCGGCTCCACGTCGTCCTCGATGATGATGAATGGATGGATCGACTCGTCGATCGACTCGATGCAGATTCCGAGACGGGACCGCCGTCAGTACGCTCCGTATACACGCCCTCGCTCGGCAAAACCGAGTGTCTAGCCGATATCACTGAATCGAGTGTCGGCACGGTCACCGGCCCGGAATCCGTATCTGCAGTCGATTCGACGCTGCCGGAAGCCAAAGTCACGCCGCTTGCGGACGTCTCCTATGCGATGGAGCGAACCCCGGCCTACATGACGCAGGCAAACGGCGGCCGGAAGACTACCGGATTCGTATCGTATGCCTACCCGACAGACGGCGGGCAAATCGAAACGGCCGATGTAGAGGCCTACAGCGTCAACGGCGATACCGTCTGTTTCCTGTAA
- the cas7b gene encoding type I-B CRISPR-associated protein Cas7/Csh2 codes for MAADTDTTTLENRSEIVFLYDAEDCNPNGNPLSANDKPRVDETTGQAVVTDVRLKRYVRDQLDDDELGIYIRNPSKAPYEDVPDRDGLFKRVTELEEDDVEDMSGSDAAEAFLNNAADVRYFGATCSFSSEFQDALGDDFPGQFIGPVQFEHGRSMHTVTTKTESKQLSTVVASEAGDEQGTFATDNRLQYALVKFHGVVNENAAQDTLLSAEDVERLDALLWRSLKNQTLTRSKMGHQPRLYLRAEYATDDYHHGGLDDGIERADADETDGAEYRNITDVTLAVDDLVAALAGDAEEGHLETLHVVVDDHITVSIDGATGGPEFLLKELEEAVGADRVNRVDVYA; via the coding sequence ATGGCAGCCGACACTGACACCACCACGCTCGAGAATCGCTCGGAAATCGTCTTCCTGTATGATGCAGAGGACTGCAACCCGAACGGAAACCCACTCTCTGCGAACGACAAACCGCGTGTTGACGAAACGACCGGACAGGCGGTCGTCACGGACGTCCGTCTCAAACGCTACGTCCGGGACCAACTCGACGACGATGAGTTAGGGATCTACATCCGTAACCCGTCGAAGGCACCCTACGAGGACGTTCCCGATCGCGATGGGCTGTTCAAGCGTGTGACGGAACTCGAGGAGGACGATGTCGAAGACATGAGTGGGAGCGACGCTGCTGAGGCGTTCTTGAATAACGCTGCCGACGTGCGGTATTTCGGCGCAACCTGCTCGTTCAGTTCGGAGTTCCAGGACGCTCTCGGTGACGACTTCCCCGGCCAGTTCATCGGCCCGGTACAGTTCGAACACGGCCGCAGCATGCACACGGTGACGACCAAAACCGAATCGAAGCAACTGTCGACGGTGGTCGCCAGCGAAGCGGGCGACGAACAGGGGACGTTCGCAACGGACAACCGACTCCAGTACGCGCTGGTGAAGTTCCACGGCGTCGTCAACGAAAACGCCGCACAGGACACTCTGCTCTCAGCGGAAGACGTCGAGCGACTCGATGCGCTGCTGTGGCGGTCGCTCAAAAACCAAACGCTAACGCGCTCGAAGATGGGGCACCAGCCGCGGCTGTACCTGCGCGCCGAATACGCCACCGACGACTACCACCACGGCGGGCTCGATGATGGAATCGAACGCGCTGATGCCGACGAAACCGATGGTGCCGAGTATCGCAACATCACCGACGTCACGCTGGCCGTCGACGACCTGGTAGCCGCGCTCGCCGGCGATGCCGAGGAGGGCCACCTCGAAACGCTGCACGTGGTCGTGGACGACCACATCACCGTAAGTATCGATGGCGCCACCGGCGGGCCTGAGTTCTTGCTCAAGGAACTCGAAGAGGCAGTCGGTGCCGACCGTGTCAATCGTGTCGACGTGTATGCGTGA